One region of Jatrophihabitans sp. genomic DNA includes:
- a CDS encoding PIG-L family deacetylase — translation MSFCLVSFHAHPDDEALLTAGVLARAAAEGHRVVLVVATRGEAGLSAGLPGSGLGDRRADELDRSAAALGCAKVIRLDYPDSGMRNEHHGFASLPVDEPAERLAAILRAEQADALTVYDRNGGYGHPDHVQVHRVGHRAADLAGTRLVLEATVDRTALIRALSLVRWTRLLPADFAPHRLRHSYSDRASITHRIDVRAYADHKRRSMAAHASQAGGGAGTRTLAFFLRLPRPLYRRVFGAEWFIEAGRAPSRPPLTDLFASLR, via the coding sequence TGACAGCGGGCGTCCTGGCACGGGCCGCGGCCGAGGGGCACCGGGTCGTCCTGGTGGTCGCCACCCGAGGTGAGGCCGGGCTCAGCGCCGGCCTGCCGGGCAGCGGCCTCGGCGACCGCCGCGCCGACGAGCTGGACCGTTCGGCCGCCGCGCTCGGCTGCGCCAAGGTGATCCGGCTGGACTACCCGGATTCGGGGATGCGCAACGAGCACCACGGCTTCGCCTCACTGCCGGTGGACGAGCCGGCCGAGCGGCTGGCCGCGATCCTGCGGGCCGAGCAGGCCGACGCCCTGACGGTGTATGACCGCAACGGCGGCTACGGCCACCCCGACCACGTGCAGGTGCACCGGGTCGGGCATCGAGCCGCCGACCTGGCCGGCACCCGGCTGGTGCTGGAGGCCACCGTGGACCGGACCGCGCTGATCCGGGCGCTGTCGCTGGTGCGCTGGACCAGGCTGCTGCCGGCAGACTTCGCCCCGCACCGGCTGCGGCACAGCTACAGCGACCGGGCCTCGATCACGCACCGCATCGATGTCCGCGCCTACGCCGATCACAAGCGCCGGTCGATGGCCGCCCACGCCAGCCAGGCCGGCGGTGGCGCCGGCACCCGGACGTTGGCGTTCTTCCTGAGGCTGCCGCGCCCGCTCTACCGCCGGGTTTTCGGGGCTGAGTGGTTCATCGAGGCCGGACGGGCGCCGTCTCGCCCGCCGCTGACGGACCTGTTCGCCAGCCTGCGCTAG